In a genomic window of Meleagris gallopavo isolate NT-WF06-2002-E0010 breed Aviagen turkey brand Nicholas breeding stock chromosome 1, Turkey_5.1, whole genome shotgun sequence:
- the FOXM1 gene encoding forkhead box protein M1 isoform X4, with amino-acid sequence MRTSPRRPLILKRRKLTLLQKEVSSTSGRDENSGHNEKTSKQEHSQEDQKDSQCRDEIDCGLQKFPAGIKIMNHPTMPNTQVVAIPTNADIQSIIEALTAKGKECGNNGPNKFILISSGGTSRSPGLILSQHLHSVEKPSTVARSSNSQVREKNILQTPDLAGGSMVWHSGIDSAFAQKQENSSGETMSSVLDNSLTNIQWLGKMRTDGLTPCSVKQGMEKENQMPLRERMKTEDSAAVAIPSSSSSRQDSVSERPPYSYMAMIQFAINSTERKRMTLKDIYTWIEDHFPYFKHVAKPGWKNSIRHNLSLHDMFVRETSANGKISFWTIHPDANRCLTLDQVFKQQKQHVPDPQKNMGSNNSSKTEPQNARRKMKPLLPRINSYLVPIQFPMSQPLVLQPSLKVPVSAVQGASHNSSETFRSNKRVRIAPKMSLSIEESPSLPMAVAKEESQFDEGFFSPTHSLKENNPQLGEESSSFPEALCIKEEESSQLGDWLSPFASTITVKEEPDLFVPVSAMTEKKRFTILKSPSKGVSDALVIKRCERREMSRSRRKQRLALPCSEEPVVIFPESNEFDHPFQLGADLPLLQENQPLENVSQLRCLQEEEGPFKTPVKEMFSKLPVSSTPCKVPATTTPPLGGLDPWKSASSAKRGNELDFSPVRTIQLPITPFQENQDLLGFNSTPLKNPLPESSWELLNTESNDTVHRPLTSSPSFIHKSTKQLPLELPASSLTENRSLMEGLILDTMNDSLSKILLDISFPGLEDENLGTDISWSQLIPELK; translated from the exons ATGAGGACCAGCCCTCGCAGGCCCTTAAttctcaaaagaagaaaactgaccCTTCTACAGAAGGAGGTATCCAGTACTTCAGGTAGAGATGAGAACAGTGGTCACAATGAAAAGACATCTAagcaggagcacagccaggAGGACCAGAAGGACAGCCAATGCAGAGACGAAATAGACTGTGGCCTGCAGAAATTTCCAGCGGGAATAAAGATAATGAACCATCCTACGATGCCCAACACACAAGTTGTGGCCATCCCTACTAATGCGGATATCCAGAGCATCATAGAGGCCCtgacagcaaaaggaaaagaatgtggCAACAATGGGCCCAATAAATTCATTCTCATTAGCAGTGGGGGAACTTCTCGTTCACCAGGTTTGATACTATCACAGCACCTTCACTCAGTGGAGAAACCTAGCACAGTGGCTAGGTCTTCAAATAGTCAAGTAAGAGAGAAGAATATTTTACAGACACCTGATCTTGCTGGAGGATCAATGGTCTGGCATTCAGGAATTGATTCTGCATTTGCACAGAAACAGGAGAACA GCAGTGGTGAGACAATGAGCTCTGTGCTGGATAATAGTCTCACTAACATTCAGTGGCTGGGGAAGATGAGAACTGATGGACTAACTCCCTGTTCTGTGAAGCAAGGCATGGAGAAAGAGAACCAGATGCCTCTACGAGAAAGAATGAAG ACTGAGgattctgctgctgttgccattccctcctcctcttcctcaagGCAAGATTCAGTATCAGAACGACCTCCATACTCCTACATGGCCATGATCCAGTTTGCCATCAACAGCACTGAAAGGAAGCGTATGACTCTGAAAGACATCTATACCTGGATTGAGGatcattttccatattttaagCATGTGGCTAAGCCAGGTTGGAAG AACTCTATTCGGCATAATCTGTCCCTCCACGATATGTTTGTCCGTGAGACATCTGCTAATGGTAAAATCTCATTCTGGACTATTCACCCTGATGCCAACCGTTGCCTAACATTGGACCAAGTGTTTAAG cagcaaaagcaacATGTTCCAGATCCCCAGAAGAATATGGGAAGCAACAATAGCAGCAAAACTGAACCCCAAAATGCAC gacGAAAGATGAAGCCTTTGCTTCCTCGCATCAACTCCTACCTTGTTCCGATCCAGTTTCCAATGAGTCAGCCTCTCGTCTTGCAGCCTTCTTTGAAGGTTCCTGTATCTGCGGTACAGGGAGCGTCCCACAACAGCTCAGAGACCTTCCGAAGCAATAAACGTGTGCGCATTGCTCCaaag ATGTCTCTCTCTATTGAAGAGTCACCCTCTTTACCCATGGCTGTGGCCAAGGAGGAGAGCCAATTTgatgaaggatttttttccccaacacaTTCTCTGAAGGAGAACAACCCTCAGCTTGGTGAGGAATCATCTTCTTTCCCTGAGGCACTCTGTAttaaggaagaggaaagctCACAACTGGGGGACTGGCTGTCCCCTTTTGCTTCAACCATAACTGTAAAGGAAGAGCCAGACTTGTTTGTCCCAGTCTCAGCCATGACAGAAAAGAAACGTTTCACTATACTGAAGTCACCATCTAAGGGTGTTTCTGACGCATTAGTTATAAAGAGATGTGAGAGGCGGGAAATGAGCAGATCCAGAAGGAAACAGCGCCTAGCACTGCCTTGCTCAGAAGAGCCTGTCGTTATCTTTCCAGAGAGCAATGAATTTGATCATCCGTTCCAGTTAGGGGCAGACCTCCCCTTACTGCAGGAAAACCAGCCTCTAGAGAATGTATCACAGCTGAGATGCctgcaggaggaagaggggcCTTTTAAAACACCAGTCAAAGAGATGTTCAGCAAGTTGCCAGTTTCTTCCACTCCCTGCAAAGTCCCGGCAACTACTACCCCTCCACTAGGGGGCCTTGACCCCTGGAAGTCTGCATCATCAGCCAAGAGAGGTAATGAGCTGGATTTCAGTCCAGTGAGAACCATTCAGCTGCCGATCACACCCTTCCAGGAGAACCAGGACTTGCTGGGTTTTAACAGCACGCCCCTTAAAAATCCTCTCCCTGAGTCCTCTTGGGAATTGCTCAATACGGAATCTAACGACACAGTGCACAGACCCCTCACAAGCTCTCCATCTTTTATTCACAAATCTACTAAGCAGTTGCCCCTTGAACTACCAGCCTCTAGTCTTACTGAAAACCGATCACTCATGGAGGGCCTGATTTTGGACACCATGAATGACAGTTTGAGCAAAATCCTTTTAGATATCAGCTTTCCTGGTCTTGAGGATGAAAACTTAGGAACAGACATTAGTTGGTCTCAGCTTATACCTGAACTGAAGTAA
- the FOXM1 gene encoding forkhead box protein M1 isoform X2 — protein MRTSPRRPLILKRRKLTLLQKEVSSTSGRDENSGHNEKTSKQEHSQEDQKDSQCRDEIDCGLQKFPAGIKIMNHPTMPNTQVVAIPTNADIQSIIEALTAKGKECGNNGPNKFILISSGGTSRSPGLILSQHLHSVEKPSTVARSSNSQVREKNILQTPDLAGGSMVWHSGIDSAFAQKQENSSGETMSSVLDNSLTNIQWLGKMRTDGLTPCSVKQGMEKENQMPLRERMKTEDSAAVAIPSSSSSRQDSVSERPPYSYMAMIQFAINSTERKRMTLKDIYTWIEDHFPYFKHVAKPGWKNSIRHNLSLHDMFVRETSANGKISFWTIHPDANRCLTLDQVFKPLDLGSTSSEHSESQQKQHVPDPQKNMGSNNSSKTEPQNARRKMKPLLPRINSYLVPIQFPMSQPLVLQPSLKVPVSAVQGASHNSSETFRSNKRVRIAPKMSLSIEESPSLPMAVAKEESQFDEGFFSPTHSLKENNPQLGEESSSFPEALCIKEEESSQLGDWLSPFASTITVKEEPDLFVPVSAMTEKKRFTILKSPSKGVSDALVIKRCERREMSRSRRKQRLALPCSEEPVVIFPESNEFDHPFQLGADLPLLQENQPLENVSQLRCLQEEEGPFKTPVKEMFSKLPVSSTPCKVPATTTPPLGGLDPWKSASSAKRGNELDFSPVRTIQLPITPFQENQDLLGFNSTPLKNPLPESSWELLNTESNDTVHRPLTSSPSFIHKSTKQLPLELPASSLTENRSLMEGLILDTMNDSLSKILLDISFPGLEDENLGTDISWSQLIPELK, from the exons ATGAGGACCAGCCCTCGCAGGCCCTTAAttctcaaaagaagaaaactgaccCTTCTACAGAAGGAGGTATCCAGTACTTCAGGTAGAGATGAGAACAGTGGTCACAATGAAAAGACATCTAagcaggagcacagccaggAGGACCAGAAGGACAGCCAATGCAGAGACGAAATAGACTGTGGCCTGCAGAAATTTCCAGCGGGAATAAAGATAATGAACCATCCTACGATGCCCAACACACAAGTTGTGGCCATCCCTACTAATGCGGATATCCAGAGCATCATAGAGGCCCtgacagcaaaaggaaaagaatgtggCAACAATGGGCCCAATAAATTCATTCTCATTAGCAGTGGGGGAACTTCTCGTTCACCAGGTTTGATACTATCACAGCACCTTCACTCAGTGGAGAAACCTAGCACAGTGGCTAGGTCTTCAAATAGTCAAGTAAGAGAGAAGAATATTTTACAGACACCTGATCTTGCTGGAGGATCAATGGTCTGGCATTCAGGAATTGATTCTGCATTTGCACAGAAACAGGAGAACA GCAGTGGTGAGACAATGAGCTCTGTGCTGGATAATAGTCTCACTAACATTCAGTGGCTGGGGAAGATGAGAACTGATGGACTAACTCCCTGTTCTGTGAAGCAAGGCATGGAGAAAGAGAACCAGATGCCTCTACGAGAAAGAATGAAG ACTGAGgattctgctgctgttgccattccctcctcctcttcctcaagGCAAGATTCAGTATCAGAACGACCTCCATACTCCTACATGGCCATGATCCAGTTTGCCATCAACAGCACTGAAAGGAAGCGTATGACTCTGAAAGACATCTATACCTGGATTGAGGatcattttccatattttaagCATGTGGCTAAGCCAGGTTGGAAG AACTCTATTCGGCATAATCTGTCCCTCCACGATATGTTTGTCCGTGAGACATCTGCTAATGGTAAAATCTCATTCTGGACTATTCACCCTGATGCCAACCGTTGCCTAACATTGGACCAAGTGTTTAAG CCGCTGGACTTGGGGTCAACATCGTCTGAGCACTCTGAATCA cagcaaaagcaacATGTTCCAGATCCCCAGAAGAATATGGGAAGCAACAATAGCAGCAAAACTGAACCCCAAAATGCAC gacGAAAGATGAAGCCTTTGCTTCCTCGCATCAACTCCTACCTTGTTCCGATCCAGTTTCCAATGAGTCAGCCTCTCGTCTTGCAGCCTTCTTTGAAGGTTCCTGTATCTGCGGTACAGGGAGCGTCCCACAACAGCTCAGAGACCTTCCGAAGCAATAAACGTGTGCGCATTGCTCCaaag ATGTCTCTCTCTATTGAAGAGTCACCCTCTTTACCCATGGCTGTGGCCAAGGAGGAGAGCCAATTTgatgaaggatttttttccccaacacaTTCTCTGAAGGAGAACAACCCTCAGCTTGGTGAGGAATCATCTTCTTTCCCTGAGGCACTCTGTAttaaggaagaggaaagctCACAACTGGGGGACTGGCTGTCCCCTTTTGCTTCAACCATAACTGTAAAGGAAGAGCCAGACTTGTTTGTCCCAGTCTCAGCCATGACAGAAAAGAAACGTTTCACTATACTGAAGTCACCATCTAAGGGTGTTTCTGACGCATTAGTTATAAAGAGATGTGAGAGGCGGGAAATGAGCAGATCCAGAAGGAAACAGCGCCTAGCACTGCCTTGCTCAGAAGAGCCTGTCGTTATCTTTCCAGAGAGCAATGAATTTGATCATCCGTTCCAGTTAGGGGCAGACCTCCCCTTACTGCAGGAAAACCAGCCTCTAGAGAATGTATCACAGCTGAGATGCctgcaggaggaagaggggcCTTTTAAAACACCAGTCAAAGAGATGTTCAGCAAGTTGCCAGTTTCTTCCACTCCCTGCAAAGTCCCGGCAACTACTACCCCTCCACTAGGGGGCCTTGACCCCTGGAAGTCTGCATCATCAGCCAAGAGAGGTAATGAGCTGGATTTCAGTCCAGTGAGAACCATTCAGCTGCCGATCACACCCTTCCAGGAGAACCAGGACTTGCTGGGTTTTAACAGCACGCCCCTTAAAAATCCTCTCCCTGAGTCCTCTTGGGAATTGCTCAATACGGAATCTAACGACACAGTGCACAGACCCCTCACAAGCTCTCCATCTTTTATTCACAAATCTACTAAGCAGTTGCCCCTTGAACTACCAGCCTCTAGTCTTACTGAAAACCGATCACTCATGGAGGGCCTGATTTTGGACACCATGAATGACAGTTTGAGCAAAATCCTTTTAGATATCAGCTTTCCTGGTCTTGAGGATGAAAACTTAGGAACAGACATTAGTTGGTCTCAGCTTATACCTGAACTGAAGTAA
- the FOXM1 gene encoding forkhead box protein M1 isoform X1, whose translation MRTSPRRPLILKRRKLTLLQKEVSSTSGRDENSGHNEKTSKQEHSQEDQKDSQCRDEIDCGLQKFPAGIKIMNHPTMPNTQVVAIPTNADIQSIIEALTAKGKECGNNGPNKFILISSGGTSRSPGLILSQHLHSVEKPSTVARSSNSQVREKNILQTPDLAGGSMVWHSGIDSAFAQKQENSSGETMSSVLDNSLTNIQWLGKMRTDGLTPCSVKQGMEKENQMPLRERMKTEDSAAVAIPSSSSSRQDSVSERPPYSYMAMIQFAINSTERKRMTLKDIYTWIEDHFPYFKHVAKPGWKNSIRHNLSLHDMFVRETSANGKISFWTIHPDANRCLTLDQVFKPLDLGSTSSEHSESVRLWPGPWTSNLLLLEKECLQQQKQHVPDPQKNMGSNNSSKTEPQNARRKMKPLLPRINSYLVPIQFPMSQPLVLQPSLKVPVSAVQGASHNSSETFRSNKRVRIAPKMSLSIEESPSLPMAVAKEESQFDEGFFSPTHSLKENNPQLGEESSSFPEALCIKEEESSQLGDWLSPFASTITVKEEPDLFVPVSAMTEKKRFTILKSPSKGVSDALVIKRCERREMSRSRRKQRLALPCSEEPVVIFPESNEFDHPFQLGADLPLLQENQPLENVSQLRCLQEEEGPFKTPVKEMFSKLPVSSTPCKVPATTTPPLGGLDPWKSASSAKRGNELDFSPVRTIQLPITPFQENQDLLGFNSTPLKNPLPESSWELLNTESNDTVHRPLTSSPSFIHKSTKQLPLELPASSLTENRSLMEGLILDTMNDSLSKILLDISFPGLEDENLGTDISWSQLIPELK comes from the exons ATGAGGACCAGCCCTCGCAGGCCCTTAAttctcaaaagaagaaaactgaccCTTCTACAGAAGGAGGTATCCAGTACTTCAGGTAGAGATGAGAACAGTGGTCACAATGAAAAGACATCTAagcaggagcacagccaggAGGACCAGAAGGACAGCCAATGCAGAGACGAAATAGACTGTGGCCTGCAGAAATTTCCAGCGGGAATAAAGATAATGAACCATCCTACGATGCCCAACACACAAGTTGTGGCCATCCCTACTAATGCGGATATCCAGAGCATCATAGAGGCCCtgacagcaaaaggaaaagaatgtggCAACAATGGGCCCAATAAATTCATTCTCATTAGCAGTGGGGGAACTTCTCGTTCACCAGGTTTGATACTATCACAGCACCTTCACTCAGTGGAGAAACCTAGCACAGTGGCTAGGTCTTCAAATAGTCAAGTAAGAGAGAAGAATATTTTACAGACACCTGATCTTGCTGGAGGATCAATGGTCTGGCATTCAGGAATTGATTCTGCATTTGCACAGAAACAGGAGAACA GCAGTGGTGAGACAATGAGCTCTGTGCTGGATAATAGTCTCACTAACATTCAGTGGCTGGGGAAGATGAGAACTGATGGACTAACTCCCTGTTCTGTGAAGCAAGGCATGGAGAAAGAGAACCAGATGCCTCTACGAGAAAGAATGAAG ACTGAGgattctgctgctgttgccattccctcctcctcttcctcaagGCAAGATTCAGTATCAGAACGACCTCCATACTCCTACATGGCCATGATCCAGTTTGCCATCAACAGCACTGAAAGGAAGCGTATGACTCTGAAAGACATCTATACCTGGATTGAGGatcattttccatattttaagCATGTGGCTAAGCCAGGTTGGAAG AACTCTATTCGGCATAATCTGTCCCTCCACGATATGTTTGTCCGTGAGACATCTGCTAATGGTAAAATCTCATTCTGGACTATTCACCCTGATGCCAACCGTTGCCTAACATTGGACCAAGTGTTTAAG CCGCTGGACTTGGGGTCAACATCGTCTGAGCACTCTGAATCAGTAAGACTCTGGCCTGGGCCTTGGACTTCTAATCTCCTCTTGCTAGAAAAAG aatgtttgcagcagcaaaagcaacATGTTCCAGATCCCCAGAAGAATATGGGAAGCAACAATAGCAGCAAAACTGAACCCCAAAATGCAC gacGAAAGATGAAGCCTTTGCTTCCTCGCATCAACTCCTACCTTGTTCCGATCCAGTTTCCAATGAGTCAGCCTCTCGTCTTGCAGCCTTCTTTGAAGGTTCCTGTATCTGCGGTACAGGGAGCGTCCCACAACAGCTCAGAGACCTTCCGAAGCAATAAACGTGTGCGCATTGCTCCaaag ATGTCTCTCTCTATTGAAGAGTCACCCTCTTTACCCATGGCTGTGGCCAAGGAGGAGAGCCAATTTgatgaaggatttttttccccaacacaTTCTCTGAAGGAGAACAACCCTCAGCTTGGTGAGGAATCATCTTCTTTCCCTGAGGCACTCTGTAttaaggaagaggaaagctCACAACTGGGGGACTGGCTGTCCCCTTTTGCTTCAACCATAACTGTAAAGGAAGAGCCAGACTTGTTTGTCCCAGTCTCAGCCATGACAGAAAAGAAACGTTTCACTATACTGAAGTCACCATCTAAGGGTGTTTCTGACGCATTAGTTATAAAGAGATGTGAGAGGCGGGAAATGAGCAGATCCAGAAGGAAACAGCGCCTAGCACTGCCTTGCTCAGAAGAGCCTGTCGTTATCTTTCCAGAGAGCAATGAATTTGATCATCCGTTCCAGTTAGGGGCAGACCTCCCCTTACTGCAGGAAAACCAGCCTCTAGAGAATGTATCACAGCTGAGATGCctgcaggaggaagaggggcCTTTTAAAACACCAGTCAAAGAGATGTTCAGCAAGTTGCCAGTTTCTTCCACTCCCTGCAAAGTCCCGGCAACTACTACCCCTCCACTAGGGGGCCTTGACCCCTGGAAGTCTGCATCATCAGCCAAGAGAGGTAATGAGCTGGATTTCAGTCCAGTGAGAACCATTCAGCTGCCGATCACACCCTTCCAGGAGAACCAGGACTTGCTGGGTTTTAACAGCACGCCCCTTAAAAATCCTCTCCCTGAGTCCTCTTGGGAATTGCTCAATACGGAATCTAACGACACAGTGCACAGACCCCTCACAAGCTCTCCATCTTTTATTCACAAATCTACTAAGCAGTTGCCCCTTGAACTACCAGCCTCTAGTCTTACTGAAAACCGATCACTCATGGAGGGCCTGATTTTGGACACCATGAATGACAGTTTGAGCAAAATCCTTTTAGATATCAGCTTTCCTGGTCTTGAGGATGAAAACTTAGGAACAGACATTAGTTGGTCTCAGCTTATACCTGAACTGAAGTAA
- the FOXM1 gene encoding forkhead box protein M1 isoform X3: MRTSPRRPLILKRRKLTLLQKEVSSTSGRDENSGHNEKTSKQEHSQEDQKDSQCRDEIDCGLQKFPAGIKIMNHPTMPNTQVVAIPTNADIQSIIEALTAKGKECGNNGPNKFILISSGGTSRSPGLILSQHLHSVEKPSTVARSSNSQVREKNILQTPDLAGGSMVWHSGIDSAFAQKQENSSGETMSSVLDNSLTNIQWLGKMRTDGLTPCSVKQGMEKENQMPLRERMKTEDSAAVAIPSSSSSRQDSVSERPPYSYMAMIQFAINSTERKRMTLKDIYTWIEDHFPYFKHVAKPGWKNSIRHNLSLHDMFVRETSANGKISFWTIHPDANRCLTLDQVFKPLDLGSTSSEHSESQKQHVPDPQKNMGSNNSSKTEPQNARRKMKPLLPRINSYLVPIQFPMSQPLVLQPSLKVPVSAVQGASHNSSETFRSNKRVRIAPKMSLSIEESPSLPMAVAKEESQFDEGFFSPTHSLKENNPQLGEESSSFPEALCIKEEESSQLGDWLSPFASTITVKEEPDLFVPVSAMTEKKRFTILKSPSKGVSDALVIKRCERREMSRSRRKQRLALPCSEEPVVIFPESNEFDHPFQLGADLPLLQENQPLENVSQLRCLQEEEGPFKTPVKEMFSKLPVSSTPCKVPATTTPPLGGLDPWKSASSAKRGNELDFSPVRTIQLPITPFQENQDLLGFNSTPLKNPLPESSWELLNTESNDTVHRPLTSSPSFIHKSTKQLPLELPASSLTENRSLMEGLILDTMNDSLSKILLDISFPGLEDENLGTDISWSQLIPELK, translated from the exons ATGAGGACCAGCCCTCGCAGGCCCTTAAttctcaaaagaagaaaactgaccCTTCTACAGAAGGAGGTATCCAGTACTTCAGGTAGAGATGAGAACAGTGGTCACAATGAAAAGACATCTAagcaggagcacagccaggAGGACCAGAAGGACAGCCAATGCAGAGACGAAATAGACTGTGGCCTGCAGAAATTTCCAGCGGGAATAAAGATAATGAACCATCCTACGATGCCCAACACACAAGTTGTGGCCATCCCTACTAATGCGGATATCCAGAGCATCATAGAGGCCCtgacagcaaaaggaaaagaatgtggCAACAATGGGCCCAATAAATTCATTCTCATTAGCAGTGGGGGAACTTCTCGTTCACCAGGTTTGATACTATCACAGCACCTTCACTCAGTGGAGAAACCTAGCACAGTGGCTAGGTCTTCAAATAGTCAAGTAAGAGAGAAGAATATTTTACAGACACCTGATCTTGCTGGAGGATCAATGGTCTGGCATTCAGGAATTGATTCTGCATTTGCACAGAAACAGGAGAACA GCAGTGGTGAGACAATGAGCTCTGTGCTGGATAATAGTCTCACTAACATTCAGTGGCTGGGGAAGATGAGAACTGATGGACTAACTCCCTGTTCTGTGAAGCAAGGCATGGAGAAAGAGAACCAGATGCCTCTACGAGAAAGAATGAAG ACTGAGgattctgctgctgttgccattccctcctcctcttcctcaagGCAAGATTCAGTATCAGAACGACCTCCATACTCCTACATGGCCATGATCCAGTTTGCCATCAACAGCACTGAAAGGAAGCGTATGACTCTGAAAGACATCTATACCTGGATTGAGGatcattttccatattttaagCATGTGGCTAAGCCAGGTTGGAAG AACTCTATTCGGCATAATCTGTCCCTCCACGATATGTTTGTCCGTGAGACATCTGCTAATGGTAAAATCTCATTCTGGACTATTCACCCTGATGCCAACCGTTGCCTAACATTGGACCAAGTGTTTAAG CCGCTGGACTTGGGGTCAACATCGTCTGAGCACTCTGAATCA caaaagcaacATGTTCCAGATCCCCAGAAGAATATGGGAAGCAACAATAGCAGCAAAACTGAACCCCAAAATGCAC gacGAAAGATGAAGCCTTTGCTTCCTCGCATCAACTCCTACCTTGTTCCGATCCAGTTTCCAATGAGTCAGCCTCTCGTCTTGCAGCCTTCTTTGAAGGTTCCTGTATCTGCGGTACAGGGAGCGTCCCACAACAGCTCAGAGACCTTCCGAAGCAATAAACGTGTGCGCATTGCTCCaaag ATGTCTCTCTCTATTGAAGAGTCACCCTCTTTACCCATGGCTGTGGCCAAGGAGGAGAGCCAATTTgatgaaggatttttttccccaacacaTTCTCTGAAGGAGAACAACCCTCAGCTTGGTGAGGAATCATCTTCTTTCCCTGAGGCACTCTGTAttaaggaagaggaaagctCACAACTGGGGGACTGGCTGTCCCCTTTTGCTTCAACCATAACTGTAAAGGAAGAGCCAGACTTGTTTGTCCCAGTCTCAGCCATGACAGAAAAGAAACGTTTCACTATACTGAAGTCACCATCTAAGGGTGTTTCTGACGCATTAGTTATAAAGAGATGTGAGAGGCGGGAAATGAGCAGATCCAGAAGGAAACAGCGCCTAGCACTGCCTTGCTCAGAAGAGCCTGTCGTTATCTTTCCAGAGAGCAATGAATTTGATCATCCGTTCCAGTTAGGGGCAGACCTCCCCTTACTGCAGGAAAACCAGCCTCTAGAGAATGTATCACAGCTGAGATGCctgcaggaggaagaggggcCTTTTAAAACACCAGTCAAAGAGATGTTCAGCAAGTTGCCAGTTTCTTCCACTCCCTGCAAAGTCCCGGCAACTACTACCCCTCCACTAGGGGGCCTTGACCCCTGGAAGTCTGCATCATCAGCCAAGAGAGGTAATGAGCTGGATTTCAGTCCAGTGAGAACCATTCAGCTGCCGATCACACCCTTCCAGGAGAACCAGGACTTGCTGGGTTTTAACAGCACGCCCCTTAAAAATCCTCTCCCTGAGTCCTCTTGGGAATTGCTCAATACGGAATCTAACGACACAGTGCACAGACCCCTCACAAGCTCTCCATCTTTTATTCACAAATCTACTAAGCAGTTGCCCCTTGAACTACCAGCCTCTAGTCTTACTGAAAACCGATCACTCATGGAGGGCCTGATTTTGGACACCATGAATGACAGTTTGAGCAAAATCCTTTTAGATATCAGCTTTCCTGGTCTTGAGGATGAAAACTTAGGAACAGACATTAGTTGGTCTCAGCTTATACCTGAACTGAAGTAA